In a single window of the candidate division WOR-3 bacterium genome:
- a CDS encoding GIY-YIG nuclease family protein, giving the protein MVTPKSPRLITGCLEGISKRVFADYSAQIAELAGEQSGIYALYNRGKLYYVGLATDLRRRIKHHLEDRHARNWDTFSLYVVRREAHLRDLEAMSIRIAKPKGNDIRGGRLTSLKPELKALIDEWNLRRTSRILGLLSDERRKPGSKRVSRQRLPVQDREFDTIVCPAHEDGFKEVFLRQSCWYAIRISKNVIPRLKYIAIYVTGKVKLVSHYGRIKTIDPWKRSGKYIVRLDGKPKEIGPIPWRRGVVIQSCRLTQMSKLKSASTLAGAF; this is encoded by the coding sequence ATGGTGACTCCGAAATCCCCTCGACTGATCACCGGTTGCCTGGAGGGAATCTCCAAACGCGTTTTCGCCGACTACTCCGCGCAGATAGCTGAGCTGGCAGGCGAGCAGTCCGGCATCTACGCGCTGTACAACAGAGGCAAGCTCTACTATGTAGGGCTGGCTACTGACCTGCGGCGTCGGATAAAGCACCATCTCGAGGATAGGCACGCACGAAACTGGGATACATTCAGCCTCTATGTAGTCCGCAGGGAGGCACACCTCAGGGATCTGGAGGCCATGTCCATCCGCATAGCCAAGCCCAAGGGCAACGACATTCGTGGGGGTAGGCTCACCTCACTTAAACCGGAACTGAAGGCGCTGATTGATGAATGGAATCTTCGCAGAACGAGCCGTATTCTTGGACTGCTCTCCGACGAGAGGCGAAAGCCAGGCTCCAAACGAGTATCCAGGCAGCGCCTGCCAGTACAGGATCGCGAGTTCGACACGATTGTCTGCCCCGCGCACGAAGACGGATTCAAAGAGGTATTCCTCAGGCAGAGCTGCTGGTACGCCATACGGATATCCAAGAACGTCATCCCGCGTCTGAAGTACATAGCCATATACGTGACCGGGAAGGTCAAGCTTGTTTCGCACTACGGACGGATCAAGACCATCGATCCTTGGAAGCGCAGCGGCAAGTACATCGTCCGTTTGGATGGCAAGCCAAAGGAAATCGGCCCGATTCCCTGGCGCAGGGGCGTCGTGATACAATCCTGTCGTCTGACCCAGATGTCCAAACTGAAGAGCGCCAGCACCCTGGCGGGAGCCTTCTAG